In Niveispirillum cyanobacteriorum, the following proteins share a genomic window:
- the hexR gene encoding transcriptional regulator HexR, with product MLERIRGMQSGLRRSEQKIAEVVLKRPHSVVNASVAEVAREAQVSQPTVVRFCRSIGCAGFQDFKLRLAQDLATGTPYVHEEVRPDDPVVDVAAKVLNRSIASLTRVRNHTNPEALDQAVRILAEAQRMEFYGFGASGVVAMDAQNKFFRLGIPCVAYTDFHVQAMSATLLGPNAAALVISHTGRTRELLRSVDLALDSGAKVVALTSGGSPLAEKATVSLLVDVVEDTSMYTPMVSRLAHLAMLDVLQVAVALRRGVNLAESLARSKRPIRERRLGQRG from the coding sequence GTGCTTGAACGTATCCGTGGCATGCAGTCCGGTCTGCGCCGATCCGAACAGAAGATCGCGGAAGTGGTGCTTAAGCGCCCGCATTCGGTGGTCAATGCCTCCGTCGCGGAGGTGGCGCGGGAAGCGCAGGTCAGCCAGCCGACGGTGGTGCGCTTCTGCCGCTCTATTGGCTGCGCGGGTTTTCAGGATTTCAAGCTGCGTCTGGCCCAGGATTTGGCCACAGGCACGCCCTATGTGCATGAGGAGGTGCGGCCCGACGATCCCGTCGTTGACGTCGCCGCCAAGGTCCTGAACCGGTCCATCGCCTCGCTGACCCGCGTGCGCAACCATACCAACCCGGAAGCGTTGGATCAGGCGGTGCGCATCCTGGCCGAAGCGCAGCGCATGGAATTCTATGGCTTCGGCGCCTCTGGCGTGGTGGCCATGGATGCGCAGAACAAGTTCTTCCGTTTGGGCATCCCCTGCGTCGCCTATACCGATTTCCATGTGCAAGCCATGTCGGCCACCCTGCTGGGTCCCAACGCGGCGGCCCTGGTCATCTCCCACACAGGCCGCACGCGCGAATTGCTGCGCTCGGTCGATCTGGCGCTGGATAGCGGGGCCAAGGTGGTGGCGCTGACCTCGGGCGGGTCGCCGCTGGCGGAAAAGGCGACGGTGTCGCTGCTGGTCGATGTGGTGGAAGATACCAGCATGTACACGCCGATGGTCAGCCGTCTGGCTCATCTTGCCATGCTGGACGTGCTGCAGGTCGCCGTGGCCTTGCGCCGGGGCGTCAATCTGGCGGAAAGCCTGGCGCGGTCGAAGCGCCCGATCCGGGAGCGGCGGT
- the zwf gene encoding glucose-6-phosphate dehydrogenase has translation MADVMQVNPFDYVVFGGTGDLALRKLMPALYYRERDHQLTDDSRIIGVSRTDQNTDAFRAQITKALGQFIPAEDIDQAILARFLGRITYVPLDATKPAGNWPLLVEALKDGGDKARVFYLATSPVLFGAICRNIKEADLICPKTRVVLEKPIGKDQASANAVNNEVGAIFKEEQIFRIDHYLGKESVQNLMVLRFGNALFEPLWSANYIDHVQITVAEKVGVEGRADYYDKAGALRDMVQNHFLQLLCLVAMEPPSSLTEDMIRNEKIKVLRALRPITAQEVKAKTVRGQYRQGAIEGKSVPGYGEELGASSNTETFVAIKAEVDNWRWGGVPFYLRTGKRMPTRYSEIVIQFKATPHNVFGRGAGELTANRLVIRLQPDEGVNLSIMTKVPGPGGLRLRSVPLNLSYAETFKDRYPDAYERLLMDTVRGNPSLFMRRDEVDAAWAWIDTIQKGWKDTDQPAEPYPAGSWGPLSAALLLARDDRRWNDADY, from the coding sequence ATGGCTGATGTGATGCAGGTTAATCCGTTTGACTATGTGGTGTTCGGCGGCACGGGCGATCTGGCCCTGCGCAAGCTGATGCCTGCCCTTTATTACCGCGAACGCGACCATCAGCTGACCGATGACAGCCGCATCATCGGCGTGTCCCGTACCGACCAGAACACCGACGCCTTCCGCGCGCAGATCACCAAGGCCCTGGGTCAGTTCATCCCAGCGGAAGATATCGATCAGGCCATCCTGGCCCGTTTCCTGGGCCGCATCACCTATGTCCCGCTGGACGCGACCAAGCCCGCCGGTAACTGGCCGCTGCTGGTCGAGGCGTTGAAGGATGGTGGGGACAAGGCCCGCGTCTTCTATCTGGCAACCTCGCCCGTGCTGTTCGGCGCCATCTGCCGCAACATCAAGGAAGCGGATCTCATCTGCCCCAAGACACGGGTTGTCCTGGAAAAGCCGATCGGCAAGGATCAGGCCTCTGCCAATGCCGTGAATAACGAGGTTGGCGCGATCTTCAAGGAAGAGCAGATCTTCCGCATCGACCATTATCTGGGCAAGGAATCGGTGCAGAACCTGATGGTGCTGCGCTTCGGAAATGCCCTGTTCGAACCGCTCTGGTCCGCCAACTATATCGACCATGTGCAGATCACGGTCGCCGAAAAGGTCGGCGTGGAAGGCCGCGCCGACTATTACGACAAGGCCGGCGCCCTGCGTGACATGGTACAGAACCATTTCCTGCAGCTGTTGTGCCTTGTGGCCATGGAACCGCCGTCATCGCTGACGGAGGACATGATCCGCAACGAGAAGATCAAGGTGCTGCGCGCCCTGCGCCCCATCACGGCGCAGGAGGTAAAGGCCAAGACGGTCCGCGGCCAATATCGCCAGGGTGCGATTGAGGGCAAGTCCGTGCCCGGCTATGGCGAGGAGCTGGGCGCGTCGTCCAACACCGAAACCTTCGTTGCCATCAAGGCGGAGGTGGATAATTGGCGCTGGGGCGGGGTTCCGTTCTATCTGCGCACGGGCAAGCGCATGCCCACCCGCTATTCCGAGATCGTCATCCAGTTCAAGGCCACGCCGCACAATGTCTTCGGGCGCGGCGCGGGTGAGCTGACCGCCAACCGTCTGGTCATCCGGTTGCAGCCGGACGAGGGCGTGAACCTGTCGATCATGACCAAGGTGCCCGGTCCCGGCGGCCTGCGCCTGCGGTCCGTCCCCCTGAACCTGTCCTATGCGGAGACGTTCAAGGACCGTTACCCGGACGCCTATGAACGGCTGCTGATGGATACGGTGCGCGGCAACCCGTCTTTGTTCATGCGCCGGGACGAGGTGGATGCCGCCTGGGCCTGGATCGACACCATCCAGAAGGGCTGGAAGGACACCGACCAGCCGGCGGAACCCTATCCGGCCGGAAGCTGGGGGCCGCTGTCGGCGGCCCTGCTGCTGGCCCGCGATGATCGGCGGTGGAACGATGCCGACTATTAA
- the pgl gene encoding 6-phosphogluconolactonase: MPTINSHADKASLVTALADHIGGLIRDAVAAYGRASLVLSGGTTPADLFARLDGYDLPWDKVYLTLSDERWVDLDDPASNEAMVRRTLSAAVAKGATVVGLKSVGATPADGLARTSSRLATMPRPYDLVLLGMGEDSHTASFFPGATGLAEALSGALGLAVAAVTPAGGVPARITLTLPELLRSRAVALLITGDKKKAVLDAALKPGPVEPAPVRAVLHQTQVPVSIWWAP, from the coding sequence ATGCCGACTATTAATAGCCACGCCGACAAGGCGTCCCTGGTCACGGCTCTTGCCGACCATATCGGCGGCCTGATCCGCGATGCGGTGGCCGCCTATGGCCGTGCCTCCCTGGTCCTGTCGGGCGGCACCACGCCTGCCGACCTGTTCGCCCGGCTGGATGGTTACGACCTTCCCTGGGACAAGGTCTATCTGACCCTGTCGGATGAGCGCTGGGTCGATCTGGATGATCCCGCCAGCAATGAGGCGATGGTGCGCCGGACCCTGTCCGCTGCCGTTGCCAAGGGTGCAACCGTCGTCGGCCTGAAAAGCGTGGGTGCCACGCCCGCCGACGGTCTGGCCCGCACCAGCAGCCGGCTGGCCACCATGCCCCGCCCCTATGACCTTGTCCTGCTGGGCATGGGGGAGGACAGCCACACGGCCAGCTTCTTCCCTGGTGCGACCGGCTTGGCAGAGGCGTTGAGCGGTGCGCTGGGTCTGGCGGTTGCTGCCGTTACCCCCGCCGGTGGCGTGCCGGCCCGCATCACCCTGACCCTGCCGGAACTGCTGCGCTCTCGCGCCGTTGCCCTGCTGATCACGGGTGACAAGAAGAAGGCCGTTCTGGACGCGGCACTGAAGCCGGGACCGGTTGAGCCCGCCCCCGTCCGCGCCGTGCTGCACCAGACCCAGGTCCCCGTTTCCATCTGGTGGGCGCCGTAA
- the edd gene encoding phosphogluconate dehydratase, protein MTQDAIRRVTDRIIGRSVATRSKYLEQTRAAAGKGPKRGTLACGNLAHGFAACAADDKAKLKSGTEPNIAIVSAYNDMLSAHQPLERYPALIKDAVRKAGAVAQFAGGVPAMCDGVTQGQPGMELSLFSRDVIAMSTAIALSHNMFDAGLYLGVCDKIVPGLFIGALSFGHLPAVFVPAGPMTSGLSNPEKAKVRQLYAEGKLGRDALLEAESQSYHGPGTCTFYGTANSNQMLMEIMGLHLPGASFINPNTPLRDALTVAAAERAAKITALGDDYTPICDVIDEKAIVNGIIGLMATGGSTNHAIHLVAMAAAAGIQVDWQDFSDLSSAVPLLARVYPNGVADVNHFHAAGGMQFVISELLDSGLLHGDVKTVAGDGLDAYRQDAFLDNHGVATWRLGVKESADTKVLRPVADPFDSTGGMRLLSGNLGRGIIKVSAVKPEHRVIEAPAAVFDSQDDLQAAFKAGALNRDVVAVVRFQGPRANGMPELHKLTPGLGVLQDKGFKVALVTDGRMSGASGKVPAAIHITPECLGGGPLAKVRDGDIVSLDAETGELNVLVDAAEFAARTVTVPDLSHNEWGMGRNLFGAFRASATGAEQGGSCFAAPIPTA, encoded by the coding sequence ATGACACAGGACGCCATCCGCCGCGTCACCGACCGGATCATCGGGCGCAGCGTCGCCACCCGGTCCAAATATCTGGAGCAGACCCGCGCCGCCGCCGGCAAGGGTCCCAAGCGCGGCACGCTCGCCTGTGGCAATCTGGCCCATGGTTTCGCGGCCTGTGCCGCCGATGACAAGGCCAAACTGAAATCCGGGACCGAGCCGAATATCGCCATCGTCTCGGCCTATAACGACATGCTGTCGGCGCATCAGCCGCTGGAACGCTATCCGGCCCTGATCAAGGATGCCGTGCGCAAGGCCGGCGCCGTGGCGCAGTTTGCGGGCGGCGTGCCCGCCATGTGCGATGGCGTGACCCAGGGTCAGCCGGGCATGGAACTGTCGCTGTTCTCCCGCGATGTCATTGCCATGTCGACGGCCATCGCGCTCTCGCACAACATGTTCGATGCCGGCCTGTATCTGGGTGTGTGCGACAAGATCGTGCCGGGCCTGTTCATCGGCGCCCTGTCTTTCGGCCATCTGCCCGCCGTGTTCGTGCCCGCCGGCCCCATGACATCCGGCCTGTCCAACCCGGAGAAGGCCAAGGTCCGGCAGTTGTATGCTGAGGGCAAGCTGGGCCGCGACGCGCTGCTGGAGGCGGAGTCGCAGAGCTATCACGGGCCGGGCACCTGCACCTTCTATGGTACCGCCAATTCCAATCAGATGCTGATGGAGATCATGGGCCTGCACCTGCCGGGCGCATCCTTCATCAACCCCAACACGCCGCTGCGCGATGCGCTGACGGTCGCTGCCGCAGAGCGGGCCGCCAAGATCACGGCATTGGGCGATGATTACACGCCCATCTGCGACGTGATTGATGAAAAGGCCATCGTGAATGGCATCATCGGCCTGATGGCGACGGGCGGGTCCACCAACCATGCCATCCATCTGGTCGCCATGGCCGCCGCCGCCGGCATCCAGGTCGACTGGCAGGATTTCAGCGACCTGTCGTCTGCCGTGCCGCTGCTGGCCCGCGTCTATCCCAATGGCGTGGCCGATGTGAACCATTTCCACGCCGCGGGCGGCATGCAGTTCGTGATCTCCGAACTGCTGGATAGCGGCCTGCTGCATGGCGATGTGAAGACGGTGGCCGGTGACGGTCTGGACGCCTATCGCCAGGATGCTTTCCTGGATAATCACGGTGTCGCCACCTGGCGGCTGGGCGTGAAGGAAAGTGCCGATACCAAGGTGCTGCGCCCCGTCGCCGACCCGTTCGACAGTACGGGCGGCATGCGGCTTCTCTCTGGCAATCTGGGCCGGGGCATCATCAAGGTGTCGGCCGTCAAACCTGAGCATCGGGTGATCGAAGCACCCGCCGCCGTGTTCGACAGCCAGGACGATTTGCAGGCCGCCTTCAAGGCCGGTGCCCTGAACCGCGATGTCGTAGCCGTGGTCCGTTTCCAGGGTCCGCGCGCCAATGGCATGCCGGAACTGCACAAGCTGACCCCCGGCCTGGGCGTGTTGCAGGACAAGGGCTTCAAGGTGGCGCTCGTCACCGATGGCCGCATGTCGGGGGCGTCGGGCAAGGTGCCCGCCGCCATCCATATCACGCCAGAATGCCTGGGCGGCGGCCCGCTGGCCAAGGTGCGTGACGGCGACATCGTCAGCCTGGATGCCGAAACCGGCGAGTTGAACGTGCTGGTCGACGCCGCCGAATTCGCGGCCCGCACCGTTACCGTGCCCGACCTGTCCCACAATGAATGGGGCATGGGCCGCAACCTGTTCGGTGCCTTCCGGGCATCCGCCACCGGGGCCGAACAGGGTGGTTCCTGTTTCGCCGCCCCCATCCCCACCGCCTGA
- a CDS encoding bifunctional 4-hydroxy-2-oxoglutarate aldolase/2-dehydro-3-deoxy-phosphogluconate aldolase, translating to MSMDITHIASLAPVIPVIIIDRLEDAQPLAEALVAGGLPVLEVTLRSPAALDAIRVMAKVPGAVVGAGTVIAPEQVAQVADAGAKFIVSPGTYPGLVDAVLDSGIPYLPGVATPAEMMYLLSRGIRHQKLFPATVVGGIDMLKAVSSPLSQIKFCPTGGVTAATAPDFLALPNVMCVGGSWVTPGNMVKAGDWAGITALAREAASLPRRS from the coding sequence ATGAGCATGGATATCACCCACATCGCCAGCCTGGCCCCGGTCATTCCGGTGATCATCATCGACCGGCTTGAAGATGCCCAGCCGCTGGCCGAGGCGCTGGTGGCCGGCGGCCTGCCGGTGTTGGAAGTCACCCTGCGCTCCCCCGCAGCACTCGACGCCATCCGCGTCATGGCCAAGGTGCCGGGCGCCGTGGTCGGTGCCGGCACCGTCATCGCCCCCGAACAGGTGGCGCAGGTGGCCGATGCCGGTGCAAAATTCATCGTCAGTCCCGGCACCTATCCGGGTCTGGTCGATGCCGTGCTGGACAGCGGCATCCCCTATCTGCCCGGCGTCGCCACCCCGGCGGAGATGATGTACCTGCTGTCGCGCGGTATCCGTCACCAGAAGCTGTTCCCCGCCACGGTGGTGGGCGGTATCGACATGCTGAAGGCAGTATCCTCGCCGCTGTCCCAGATCAAGTTCTGCCCCACGGGCGGCGTCACCGCCGCCACCGCGCCCGACTTCCTGGCGCTGCCCAACGTCATGTGCGTGGGCGGCTCCTGGGTGACACCCGGCAATATGGTCAAGGCGGGCGATTGGGCCGGCATCACGGCCTTGGCCCGTGAAGCAGCATCCCTGCCGCGTCGTTCTTAA